From one Deinococcus sp. QL22 genomic stretch:
- a CDS encoding peptidoglycan-binding protein: MRTGLLALTTIALVTQAPAAFASVLSWQALRQGDSGRDVYTLQYLLRESGQPVDLDGIFGSSTNTAVRNFQAARSLTVDGIVGGNTWEALIKTVRQGDNNNAVRAVQDQLRAGYGYSSVTVDGIFGAGTNTAVRDFQTKRELGADGIVGLNTWHALVTGTSTPTTGTTASLATQILNSSRIALGTSSSTTGGSPRQNIIDTSNGLVTKRGCNGNANCGLTTTLKRSMLEGALKMANAGNSYHITSLAGGVHSTNSDHYAGLAIDIGIWNGTSLSTPNSAHTAARNACIAAGSDPSQTFNAYNDSSGRHNNHVHCAWN; encoded by the coding sequence ATGCGTACAGGCTTACTTGCCCTCACCACCATTGCCCTTGTCACGCAGGCCCCCGCCGCCTTCGCCTCAGTGCTCAGCTGGCAAGCCCTCCGTCAGGGCGACTCCGGCCGCGATGTCTACACCCTCCAGTACCTCCTCCGGGAATCCGGGCAACCCGTGGATCTCGACGGCATCTTCGGATCCAGTACGAACACGGCGGTGCGCAACTTCCAGGCGGCACGGAGTCTTACCGTGGACGGCATTGTGGGTGGGAACACCTGGGAAGCCCTGATCAAGACCGTTCGGCAGGGCGACAACAACAACGCCGTGCGGGCTGTCCAGGATCAATTGCGCGCTGGTTACGGCTACTCCTCGGTCACCGTGGACGGCATTTTCGGCGCGGGTACGAACACCGCGGTTCGAGATTTTCAGACCAAACGCGAACTGGGCGCTGATGGCATCGTCGGGCTCAATACTTGGCATGCTCTGGTCACTGGAACCAGTACGCCGACCACCGGCACGACGGCCAGCCTGGCCACACAGATCCTGAACAGCAGCCGCATTGCCCTCGGAACGAGCAGCAGCACCACCGGGGGGAGTCCCCGCCAGAACATCATCGACACGTCCAATGGTCTGGTGACCAAGCGCGGGTGTAACGGCAACGCCAACTGTGGCCTGACGACCACCCTGAAGCGCTCCATGCTGGAGGGGGCGCTGAAGATGGCGAACGCGGGAAACTCGTATCACATCACGTCTCTGGCCGGTGGCGTGCACTCGACGAACTCTGACCATTACGCGGGCCTGGCGATCGATATCGGGATCTGGAATGGAACCAGCCTCTCGACACCGAACAGTGCCCATACCGCCGCGCGCAATGCCTGTATCGCCGCGGGTTCAGATCCGAGCCAGACGTTCAATGCGTATAACGACTCTTCGGGGCGGCACAACAACCACGTGCACTGCGCCTGGAATTGA
- a CDS encoding WD40 repeat domain-containing protein encodes MKTLGATSGQPVFSADSKFVAVRVGGGWQLVDMQTSRVTQLAIGQADVMAMSAGARTLLLAVGNKERDPQLTLQERAASRQPRLLSPTITAVNFGWRQAAWSADGQHLWVAGSQGLFQVNLGTRQAKAVKLTIFGQNQGAVVTAGTHAFVNLDEGAVVSVNLTTGQVSGTFGQGGAALPVGATNKEVVTLEGGRLLRWNLNGGAPRLLLKGVTVAASQGSTVVALTKDALYRFQGASWTPQQWALRQPVFYEWLSISVGGERLLAGYAGMEGSTTDLMTLSGQQAHVKILSEEGIPARLSPDGTRAAWLQADGVELTDVTSSRVLWFAPGQARAGMFTPDGTHLVIAGYGSTVVVHDVTSGRVVQSLSGNGGWADSLAFTEDGQLVTLGVEGTVRVWKLGR; translated from the coding sequence ATGAAGACGCTCGGCGCCACCTCCGGACAGCCCGTCTTCTCGGCGGACAGCAAGTTCGTCGCCGTGAGGGTAGGCGGCGGCTGGCAGCTGGTAGACATGCAGACCTCTCGCGTGACCCAACTCGCCATCGGTCAGGCGGACGTGATGGCCATGTCCGCAGGTGCCCGAACACTGCTGTTGGCAGTGGGTAACAAGGAGAGAGACCCGCAATTGACCCTCCAGGAACGCGCAGCTTCTCGGCAACCACGGCTGCTCTCCCCCACCATCACCGCCGTGAATTTCGGGTGGCGGCAAGCAGCCTGGTCTGCGGACGGCCAGCATCTCTGGGTGGCTGGATCTCAGGGCCTGTTTCAAGTGAATCTGGGAACCCGGCAGGCGAAGGCGGTGAAGCTGACGATCTTCGGACAGAATCAGGGCGCAGTGGTCACGGCAGGAACGCATGCCTTCGTGAATCTCGACGAGGGAGCCGTGGTGAGCGTGAATCTCACCACGGGTCAGGTATCGGGCACCTTCGGTCAGGGTGGGGCGGCCCTGCCGGTCGGCGCGACGAACAAGGAGGTGGTGACCTTGGAAGGGGGACGCCTGCTGCGGTGGAACCTCAATGGAGGCGCACCTCGCCTGCTCCTGAAGGGCGTGACTGTCGCCGCGAGCCAGGGAAGCACCGTGGTGGCTCTGACGAAAGACGCCCTGTACCGCTTTCAGGGCGCGTCCTGGACGCCACAACAATGGGCGCTGCGCCAACCTGTGTTTTACGAGTGGCTCTCGATCAGTGTAGGAGGGGAGCGACTCCTCGCTGGTTACGCGGGGATGGAAGGCTCGACCACCGATCTGATGACCCTGAGCGGTCAACAGGCGCACGTGAAGATTTTGTCCGAGGAGGGCATCCCTGCGCGGCTGTCTCCGGACGGGACGCGTGCTGCCTGGCTTCAGGCGGACGGAGTGGAGTTGACGGACGTGACGAGTAGCCGAGTGCTGTGGTTCGCCCCTGGGCAGGCCCGTGCCGGGATGTTCACCCCAGATGGGACGCATCTGGTGATCGCGGGGTACGGCAGCACCGTGGTCGTTCACGATGTGACGTCGGGACGCGTCGTGCAGAGCTTGTCTGGCAATGGAGGGTGGGCAGACTCCCTCGCGTTTACGGAGGACGGGCAGCTCGTGACTCTGGGCGTTGAGGGCACGGTGCGCGTGTGGAAGCTCGGGCGCTGA
- a CDS encoding WD40 repeat domain-containing protein → MFCPDRVPGECGVHPAVPTPHLVVGEGRTSSVALSPDGTLLLSGGARRLLRDPRTGRVLRALPAEDCLSQAVMFSPDGLLAAANCSGVPDTIRVWDVATGEMVGRHVYSRYQFQFSLNRTGHLLSVSEGTVSTVPARGDAAPVVLARGEAAEVAPDGRTVVVVQGRKLHLHNAATGARHG, encoded by the coding sequence GTGTTCTGTCCTGATCGCGTCCCCGGTGAATGCGGCGTCCATCCCGCAGTTCCCACCCCGCACCTCGTGGTGGGTGAGGGCCGCACCTCCTCAGTCGCACTCTCTCCGGACGGAACCCTGCTGCTCAGCGGCGGGGCACGGCGTCTGCTGCGTGACCCGAGAACCGGCCGTGTCCTCCGGGCCCTTCCAGCGGAAGACTGCCTCTCCCAGGCCGTCATGTTCTCACCGGATGGCCTGCTCGCCGCGGCCAATTGCTCGGGAGTTCCCGACACGATTCGGGTGTGGGATGTCGCGACGGGTGAGATGGTGGGCCGTCACGTTTACTCGCGCTACCAGTTCCAATTCAGCCTCAACCGCACCGGTCACCTGCTGAGTGTCAGTGAGGGCACGGTTTCCACCGTGCCCGCCCGCGGAGACGCCGCGCCCGTCGTCCTGGCCCGTGGAGAGGCGGCGGAGGTGGCCCCGGACGGACGCACCGTTGTCGTCGTGCAGGGCAGGAAGCTGCACCTGCACAACGCCGCAACGGGCGCACGGCACGGATGA